The following proteins are encoded in a genomic region of Musa acuminata AAA Group cultivar baxijiao chromosome BXJ2-11, Cavendish_Baxijiao_AAA, whole genome shotgun sequence:
- the LOC135626249 gene encoding partner of Y14 and mago-like gives MASAGDDPPPPRLLSIPKEGERILAPTRRPDGTLRKPIRIRAGYVPQDEVAIYQSKGVLLRKASEPEVPPGYDPALAEKPKTKSAKRNERKKEKRHQAALEKEKTLDTEQAEVIKTEPVPSAESIAQGEESVEFVTDQISRISVSATPVVVSPSTDTVEIPKAESSGVDLDKRIRALKKKIRLAEAQLQGDQQSMKPEQVEKMRKMDGWREELKLLEDRKCSWVFSYVGCTIFSNCGCAEPTPKPVAFG, from the exons ATGGCCAGTGCTGGCGACGACCCACCGCCGCCCCGCCTTCTCTCCATCCCCAAGGAGGGCGAGCGGATCCTCGCGCCCACCCGGAGGCCCGACGGCACCCTCCGCAAACCCATCCGCATCCGCGCCGGTTACGTCCCCCAGGACGAGGTCGCCATCTACCAGTCCAAGGGCGTGCTC TTGAGGAAAGCGAGCGAGCCCGAGGTGCCACCGGGGTACGATCCAGCGCTGGCTGAGAAACCGAAGACCAAATCGGCAAAGAGGaatgagaggaagaaggagaagcggcATCAG GCTGCTCTTGAAAAGGAAAAGACCTTGGATACAGAACAAGCTGAGGTAATAAAAACTGAACCGGTTCCTTCTGCCGAAAGTATTGCTCAAGGAGAGGAATCCGTGGAATTTGTTACAGATCAGATAAGTAGGATATCTGTCTCTGCAACACCAGTGGTGGTCAGCCCTTCCACTGATACAGTGGAGATTCCCAAAGCCGAGTCTTCTGGTGTGGATTTAGATAAAAGAATTCGAGCACTAAAAAAGAAG ATACGACTCGCAGAAGCACAGCTACAGGGTGACCAGCAAAGCATGAAGCCTGAGCAAGTGGAGAAGATGAGAAAAATGGATGGGTGGCGCGAGGAACTTAAACTCTTGGAGGACCGAAAG TGTTCTTGGGTGTTCTCTTATGTGGGCTGCACAATCTTCTCTAATTGTGGGTGTGCTGAACCGACACCAAAACCTGTAGCATTTGGGTAG
- the LOC135627538 gene encoding sugar transport protein MST6-like, whose amino-acid sequence MRVSGRKWSMFLGGVNFLIGSAVNGAAMNVFVLILGRVLLGIGIGFANQGRLHTCNIVPFMLVETEMLRSDCVVMVYRRVRLRWRVNASTWGWPQSRPSSSPSARSSCPTPPNPLIERGYEEEAKAMLRKLRGTDDIQAEYDDLVVASEEAKSAPVLFKTIGFGDDASHVSAVINGVVNVSVTFVSIATVYKLGRRALFLQDGMQMLVSQVVLGTLIALKFGTSGVAAELTQSYASILVFFISVYVAAFAWSWSPQRWPVPTEIFPLEIRSAGQARRSPSTCSSPSSSRRCSSPPSALLPQVGPLLFLGRLGGGHDRLHRPLPAGHQERAHRGDEILLWRRYWFWGKFISDDDIHVGNLEAAV is encoded by the exons ATGAGGGTGTCAGGGAGGAAATGGTCCATGTTCCTTGGCGGCGTCAATTTCCTCATCGGCTCCGCTGTCAACGGCGCTGCCATGAACGTCTTCGTGCTCATCCTCGGCCGTGTCCTTCTCGGTATCGGCATCGGCTTCGCTAACCAGGGAAGATTACATACATGTAATATTGTGCCATTTATGCTGGTAGAGACAGAGATGCTGAGAAGCGACTGTGTTGTAATGGTTTACCGACGAGTACGTTTGAGATGGCGCGTCAACGCGTCAACCTGGGGCTGGCCGCAGTCCCGGCCGTCATCATCACCATCGGCGCGCTCGTCCTGCCCGACACCCCCCAACCCCCTCATCGAGCGCGGCTACGAGGAGGAGGCCAAGGCCATGCTCCGCAAGCTCCGTGGCACCGACGACATCCAGGCCGAGTACGACGACCTGGTGGTGGCCAGCGAGGAGGCCAAAAGC GCTCCCGTGCTTTTTAAGACCATCGGCTTCGGCGACGATGCCTCCCACGTGTCCGCTGTCATCAACGGCGTCGTCAACGTCTCTGTCACCTTCGTCTCCATCGCTACCGTCTACAAGCTCGGTCGCCGCGCGCTCTTCCTGCAGGACGGCATGCAGATGCTCGTATCTCAG GTGGTGCTAGGGACACTGATCGCCCTCAAGTTCGGGACCAGCGGCGTGGCGGCGGAGCTGACGCAGAGCTACGCCAGCATCCTGGTGTTCTTCATCAGCGTGTACGTGGCAGCCTTCGCATGGTCGTGGAGCCCGCAGAGGTGGCCGGTGCCCACTGAGATCTTCCCCCTAGAGATCCGGTCAGCGGGGCAAGCACGACGGTCCCCGTCAACATGCTCTTCACCTTCCTCATCGCGCAGGTGTTCCTCACCGCCCTCGGCTCTGCTCCCTCAAGTTGGGCCTCTTCTTTTTCTTGGCCGGCTGGGTGGTGGTCATGACCGCCTTCATCGCCCTCTTCCTGCCGGACACCAAGAACGTGCCCATCGAGGAGATGAGATCCTGTTGTGGAGGCGCTACTGGTTCTGGGGCAAGTTCATCAGCGACGACGACATCCACGTCGGCAACTTGGAAGCAGCCGTGTGA